A stretch of DNA from Streptomyces xanthii:
GGACCAGTTCCTCCGGGGGCCGGTCGAAGTTGTCCGTCGACAGCAGCCACAGCGTGACGACCTCGACGTCCGTCTCGGTGCACCAGCCGAGGAACTCCTCGATCTTGGCGGCGCCCGCCTGGTGGCCCTGGGCGGTGGTGGATCCGGCCGCCTTCGCCCAGCGCCGGTTGCCATCCATGATGACCCCGATGTGCTTGGGCACCTGGTCGTGGTCCAGGTGGCCTTCCACCCGGCGCGCGTACAGCCTGACCAGCAGGCCGCGCAGCCTGTCGCGCAGGTTCACGGTCTTTTTCGCCCCTCCGTGCAGACGGCAGTCCCCGAGGGCGAAAGCCTACCCCTGCGTGAACGGGGCCCTGTGACGGGGTGTGCGGGGGCCGTGCGGGCGGTGGGAGACGGGTGCGGGACAGGGGACTGACGTAGTTTCGTCTCCATGAACGACACCTCTCCTTATGTCGCCGCGTCGGACCGATACGACGCGATGGAGTACCGGCGCACGGGCCGCAGCGGCCTGAAGCTGCCCGCGATCTCGCTCGGCCTGTGGCACAACTTCGGTGACGACCGCACGCTGGACTCCCAGCGCGCGATCCTGCGCCGTGCCTTCGATCTGGGGGTGACGCACTTCGACCTGGCGAACAACTACGGACCGCCGCCCGGCTCGGCCGAGTTGAACTTCGGCAAGATCTTCGCGCAGGACTTCGCCCCGTACCGGGACGAACTGGTCGTCTCGACCAAGGCGGGCTATCTGATGCACCCCGGTCCGTACGGGGAGTGGGGCAGCCGCAAGTACCTGATGTCGTCGCTGGACGCGTCGCTGAAGCGGATGGGTCTCGACTACGTCGACATCTTCTACTCGCACCGGCCGGACCCGAACACGCCGCTCGAGGAGACGATGGGAGCGCTCGCATCGGCGGTGCAGCAGGGCAAGGCGCTGTACGTCGGTGTCTCCTCCTACAGCAGCGAGCAGACCGCCGAGGCGGCGCGGCTGCTGCGGGAGATGGGCGTCCCGGCCCTCATCCACCAGCCGTCCTACTCGATGATCAACCGCTGGACCGAGGACGACGGGCTGCTCGACACGCTGGAGGCGGCCGGCATGGGCTGCATCTCCTTCGTGC
This window harbors:
- the mgrA gene encoding L-glyceraldehyde 3-phosphate reductase yields the protein MNDTSPYVAASDRYDAMEYRRTGRSGLKLPAISLGLWHNFGDDRTLDSQRAILRRAFDLGVTHFDLANNYGPPPGSAELNFGKIFAQDFAPYRDELVVSTKAGYLMHPGPYGEWGSRKYLMSSLDASLKRMGLDYVDIFYSHRPDPNTPLEETMGALASAVQQGKALYVGVSSYSSEQTAEAARLLREMGVPALIHQPSYSMINRWTEDDGLLDTLEAAGMGCISFVPLAQGLLTGKYLKGIPEGSRATQGKSLDPNLLSDEVLRRLNGLNDIAQRRGQSLAQLALTWVLRDERMTSALIGASSVGQLEENVAALAGPKLTAEELTEIDSFAVSTPGTNIWAGRS